The following are from one region of the Centroberyx gerrardi isolate f3 chromosome 16, fCenGer3.hap1.cur.20231027, whole genome shotgun sequence genome:
- the rell2 gene encoding RELT-like protein 2 — MTDLDASAVGEPPPPYMIFVVVFLFFLTGLLGFLICHLLKKKGYRCRTGDMDDEEEEEEEEKKQGVHADDEDEENQDTVEQILKCIIENEANMEAFKEMLGNQNVCVRHDPRLLRKESLGGVPPHHHTVHSGSDHNSCHLCVQSRSKKNRRRSRTPRAKQRPGEQTVFSVGRFRVTHTDKKPQGGPHPLADSGDQLDQSQDSEERKEGMADRKEGGYNLRNMFKDVRPTPESSNGAPPNVGKRRKSVTIFGLRRGSDPAGMKMAALPGGGGGGTGRETGGVKFAIQPQPVVLEEPLQASGLADNARVRAEAGTKTGSKTSGSAPNSPSPQTQMQAHESSYIHEVGSARVPGHEPPTSLTTKSSNGNTPAPAPSSLPIPPPSLSGQMIVKYEEEIKREAYSPGPLQTSTPIAPGPGSIPGLAPILSAPQPEPSSSAGLPVTNAPPGPSSTSSPDLDAGFGGSLASISLGSSPQSSFPVKTPSSVSSLKTPTSPPVLTPSPKLPQSLRSTASVAAKTASPSPSSSPKLSSVPRMPSQSPIPPLTPGKSSSPLLAHTPSPALSPSPLLAHTPSPALSPSPKLTAMPISQRTPSSSPAARTPSLGSSPRLNVKSGSVTSVTSMTLTKGDMVATPISPMERELEGAMKPKTDEKTEAERVEILKADKLSPAMGDFKSSVLSSPSDQLLKDRLSSLPLSPSSPLSPSSPLGSRISSVTIVKASPDSKREFSVVTMAEEEEPSISTENQRGETSDLGVGQVQVGVRSVGGQKEEPSVAVAGPAVSQEKDDMVEMEDIRDCKVKQVEEREKVEEESEKTKTVHIQQKQD, encoded by the exons ATGACTGACTTGGACGCCTCGGCGGTGGGGGAGCCCCCCCCACCCTACATGATCTTCGTCGtggtcttcctcttcttcctcaccgGCCTGCTGGGCTTCCTCATCTGCCACCTGCTGAAGAAGAAGGGCTACCGCTGCCGCACCGGAGACatggatgatgaagaggaggaggaggaggaggagaagaagcaggGGGTGCATGCAGACG atgaggatgaggagaaccAGGACACTGTAGAGCAGATCCTCAAATGCATCATCGAGAATGAAG CCAACATGGAGGCCTTCAAGGAGATGTTGGGAAACCAAAATGTCTGTGTGCGCCATGACCCCAG GTTGCTTCGTAAGGAGTCGCTGGGCGGCGTTCCTCCCCATCACCATACTGTCCATTCGGGCAGCGACCACAACTCCTGCCACCTCTGTGTCCAGAGTCGATCCAAAAAGAACCGCCGACGAAGCCGAACCCCCCGCGCCAAACAACGACCTGGAGAACAAACCGTCTTCTCTGTTGGCAG ATTCCGAGTGACGCACACTGACAAGAAGCCCCAGGGAGGTCCCCATCCATTGGCTGATTCCGGGGACCAGCTGGACCAATCCCAGGACAGCGAGGAGCGGAAGGAGGGCATGGCGGACAGGAAGGAGGGGGGTTACAACCTGAGGAACATGTTCAAGGACGTCCGACCGACTCCGGAGAGCTCCAATGGGGCTCCCCCGAACGTAGGGAAACGCAGGAAGAGCGTGACGATATTTGGGCTGAGGCGGGGCAGCGACCCTGCAGGCATGAAGATGGCAGCCCTgcccggaggaggaggaggagggacaggcAGGGAGACTGGGGGTGTTAAATTCGCAATTCAGCCGCAGCCCGTTGTGTTGGAGGAGCCGTTGCAGGCTTCTGGTCTTGCAGATAACGCTAGAGTCAGGGCTGAAGCTGGGACTAAAACTGGTTCCAAAACTTCAGGCTCTGCACCCAATTCTCCCTCGCCCCAAACTCAGATGCAAGCCCACGAGTCTAGCTATATTCATGAGGTTGGCTCTGCACGTGTCCCCGGTCATGAACCTCCTACCAGCCTTACAACCAAGTCATCAAATGGGAATACACCAGCTCCCGCCCCGAGCTCCCTCCCTATTCCACCTCCCTCTTTGTCCGGACAGATGATAGTGAAATATGAGGAGGAGATAAAGCGGGAGGCGTATTCTCCCGGGCCGCTGCAGACCTCTACACCCATTGCCCCCGGGCCTGGATCTATTCCGGGTCTTGCTCCTATCCTTTCTGCCCCGCAGCCTGAACCTAGTTCCAGTGCAGGTCTTCCAGTGACCAATGCTCCTCCCGGTCCCAGCTCCACCTCCAGCCCAGATCTGGATGCAGGATTTGGAGGTAGCCTAGCTTCAATAAGCCTAGGTTCGTCCCCTCAATCTTCGTTCCCTGTCAAAACCCCATCATCGGTCTCTTCGCTGAAAACTCCTACCTCACCCCCAGTGCTCACACCGAGCCCTAAACTACCCCAAAGCTTGAGAAGTACCGCTTCTGTAGCCGCAAAAACTGCCtcgccctctccctcctctagcCCTAAACTCTCCTCAGTCCCGAGGATGCCGAGCCAATCTCCTATCCCACCTTTGACCCCAGGGAAAAGCTCTAGCCCATTACTAGCCCATACTCCCTCCCCTGCTCTTTCCCCTAGCCCATTACTAGCCCATACTCCCTCCCCTGCTCTTTCCCCTAGCCCTAAACTTACCGCCATGCCGATATCACAACGaaccccctcttcttctccggCTGCCCGAACCCCCTCCCTTGGCAGTTCACCTCGTCTGAATGTGAAGTCAGGTAGCGTGACTTCCGTAACATCTATGACCTTGACTAAAGGGGACATGGTCGCAACCCCCATATCTCCAATGGAAAGGGAGCTAGAGGGAGCCATGAAACCGAAGACCGATGaaaagacagaggcagagagggttGAGATTCTCAAAGCAGACAAACTTTCACCGGCAATGGGAGATTTTAAAAGctccgtcctctcctctccctctgatcAGCTTCTTAAAGACAGACTGAGTAGTTTGCCTCTGTCGCCTTCCAGCCCGCTGtccccctcctcacctctaGGGAGCAGAATAAGCAGTGTGACCATTGTCAAAGCCAGCCCTGATAGTAAGAGAGAGTTTTCTGTTGTTACTatggcagaggaggaagagcccTCTATTTCAACAGaaaaccagagaggagagacttcAGACCTTGGGGTTGGGCAAGTACAAGTCGGGGTTAGGTCTGTAGGAGGACAAAAAGAAGAGCCGTCTGTAGCGGTGGCTGGGCCGGCAGTAAGCCAGGAAAAGGATGACATGGTGGAGATGGAAGATATTCGAGACTGCAAGGTGAAACaggtggaggaaagagagaaggtggAAGAGGAGTCGGAGAAGACGAAGACGGTGCATATTCAGCAGAAACAGGACTGA